Within the Senegalia massiliensis genome, the region CATTATCCACTAAGAAACACATATGGACTATTCCTTCATTCAATGAACTCCAATTTTTTAATTTATCTCCCTTCTTAGCAGTTTGTAATTCAATCATGAATGTACCTAATCTTAACCATGTATTAAAATCTCGTTTATGAAAATTTGGAGTTTCTGTAACTAATTCAAATCCTAAAATTTTAGTATAAAATTCAAGTGTTTCTTTATATTTTTCCGTTTGAATACATACATGATGCATCATTTTTATGCCCATAATAACTCCTCCTTAAGTAACTTAATTGCAA harbors:
- a CDS encoding VOC family protein — translated: MGIKMMHHVCIQTEKYKETLEFYTKILGFELVTETPNFHKRDFNTWLRLGTFMIELQTAKKGDKLKNWSSLNEGIVHMCFLVDNVQEEFDRIKKLGYENFKIKNGEIVYKVEDGYLFKIKAPEGTEIEIRDLPI